The genomic interval CGTCATGAACCCGGTGTTCCGGCACCCGGTCGAGTACCGCCTTGAACAAGTCCCCCTTGCTCTCGATGAGCACCACCCCGCGACCGGCGTTCATGTCCTGCGCGATGAGGTTGGTAAGAAGCGCCGTCTTCCCGCTGCCGGTTGGCCCGACGACTTGCAGGTGCCAGGTGGACTCCTCGGGAGACAGAGCGAGCAGCCGTTCATTGCCGGGGAAGTTGGACCGCGCGAGTACCCGGCCGGTCCGGGGAATCGCTCCCGTGGCGACCAACTGACGCGTCCGGCTTGCAGGCAGCCCCGCGACATACGGGTTCCCGATCGGCCAGGCCAGCAACCCCACCAACTCCGACGCAGCCAGTACGGCCGGAAATACCGTGGGCACGGTGGCCTGGTGGACGCGCTCGACCACCTTGCGCGAGGACACAAGCCGTCGCTTCAAGTGGTTGTCGGCTCCCCCGACACTGGCGAGGCTGGATCGAAGTTGTACAAGCAACTGGTCCGCACGCGCGGAAGCGTTGGCCTTCACCGCCACCCGCAGCACCCCGAGGAAGTTGGGTTCCGCGAGCTTCGCCCTGCGGTCGGCGACCAAGTCCCGGTCCACCCTGCCGCCCAGGAGCCGCCCCATAGAACCGGGGGTCATCCCCTCAGCCGGCGCCTGCGGTAGGCGCTCACGAATTGCCGGGGAAACTACCCACTGGAGAAGCAGCGCTTCACCTCGGCCGAGTGCCTGCATGTTCGTGAGCACGCTCGCCGACAAGGACTCCGCGTCCATCCCGCCGAGGCTGCGGCGTGGGTTCGTCTGACCAAGCTCCACCGCGGTTGTCCATGAGTGGCGGCGTTCTTCGGCCGCCGCCGGCTGAGCGGTAGAACCGGGCAACATAGAGCGGAACTGACTGACGACGAAGTGCGCCGTTTCCTCGGGTACCTGAAGCCGGTACGTGATCCCCCGCTCAGTTGCCTCCACCTCCATCACGATGGACGACACGCCCAGTAGGCGACGGGGGCCGCTGGTGAGTGTGCCGCTGACCGCACGCAGCCACGTCGCCACCTGGTCAGCCTTCATGTCGGCGGGGAACGTCAGGTCGTAGGTCTCGCGCTTCATAGACACGGCCGTCACCACTTGGTCATGCGGTAGTAGATGAAGCCGAGCACCAACACGATGGCGAGTCCACTCACGAGGTACGGCACCAACGGGGCAATTGCCCACCACACCGCTCTGACGGCGATCGCGCCAAGGAGCAGCGTCACCAACACACTTCGGGCCTTTCTCACGACACCCTCCGAGGGGTAGATGCCGACGACCGACGCGCTCGGCCGGCGGGGATGAAGAACGGATGGACCAATAGCGCGGCCCCCTCCTCGTCATCACGGCGTATAAGGTGACGATGGCCAAGCATTCTTGGCTGTCTTCCTCTACAGGCGTGAAGTCGATGACAATGAGGGGGCCGGAGAGCTGCTTACTGGCGCTGCTCTTCCTCGATCTGACGGGCAATGCGATTGGCCGCCTCATCGTCGTACATGCCGTACCGGATGGCCGTCTCGATCCTCTGGTCACGCTGGTACCGGATGATCCGAGGAGCCACATGCTTGTTGAGCCACTTGACGATGCGGTACAGCCCGAAGGCCAGGACCGCCAGAATGATGAACCCGGTCATCGGTAATCCCCTCCCATGAGGTTGCGGCCGAAAGCGTCCTCTTCGGTCGTGATCTCTTCCTCGGTGACGATCCGTTCTTCCGTGTTGATGATGTGGACGATCCGCCGCCTGATGTGCGTGCGACGCTGCCGGGCCTGGCCGTCCTCTCGCAGGCGCCTCGCCAACTCGACACCCACCCCGTACGCGTGGCTACGTGGGTCGTAGGGACTTACGGCCTCGATCTCCCGCTCCATGAACCTCTCCTTCACCTCCGAGCCGACCAGGCGGCTAGCTCGATGGGTTCAAGATGACAGATCAGTCGGTTGGACACAAGGGTCACTGTGACCGATGCTTCCGCGATCATCTAGACTGGCGTCATGACCGAGGAAGCGTGGAGCTACCGCCAGCGAGCCGCCGAGACGAAGCGCAAGCGCACTTGGGAGCAGGTCATCAGTGGGACGCTCGCGCTCTACGGTGAGCTGCCCGAGGGCGACTTCACTCGGGACGAGATTGCTAAGGCTTCTGGGGTTGGCGTAGCAACAGTGCACAACCACTTCAGAACAAAATATGGAGTGTTGAGTCGTGTGTATCAACGGCTGCTATCACCAGCGGTCGAATGGCTCAAATGCGAACTGCATCCACCGCGAGCCGCAGACGACAAAGATCCGCTCCGAGCATCAGCAAGATATGTGGACGCCCTAATCGGCTACATCTATCTTGTAGTCAAGACCAGTGACGATCACCGTGCACTTACGTCATCCATGGTTCGTTCGTATTTTGAGGCTCAGTCTGAGCAAACGGAACGATTTCGACTTGCCGACTATGACCAGTTGAGCCTTGCGGAAACGATTAACCGTGGAATCAATGCGATTCTGACGGGGATGCTCATGCAGAACGTCTTCGAAAAAGAGAAGGTAGGCCACTTTGAGTTCTTCTTCGAAGATCCCGATGTAATGAGTTCCTACCATGCGCGAGCAATTCTGCTCACCGTCTATCATTCTCTCTCTGGGGTTAACGACGATGGCATGCCAGCTCGCGTGACCGAACAAGTCGGTAAGCTGCTACTTTCTGGCATCGGCGTTAGCGTCAGTAAAGATGTTATTCTCCAGCGCATCCCGTCTGCCATCCAGAAGGCCAACCTTTGGTACGACAAGAAAAAGCGATCTGGGTGGTTGGATTAGGACCTACCCGACAGCTGTACCCATCTTGCAGATATTGACCAATTGTCCAATATCTGTTATAAATACACATAGATTACTGTAATCGGTAATTGCCCCCTCTCCTTTTCGGGTCAAGCGTCCCGTCAACTAGCTCGTAGTTGCTGGCACGCCTGACCCGAAGCCTTAAGGAGAGAAGTGTGTCAACAGACGAGTCCGGCTCACGCAAGCGTGCCGCTGCTACCAAGCGCGAGCGCACCAACAGAGTGATTCTGGCCGCTGCGAGAACCTTGTTCGATCAGTATGGTTACCACGGTGTGAAGCGTGACGACGTCGCCAAATTGGCTCGCGTCGGCACCGCAACGATCTTCAGTCACTACCCGACGAAGCAAGCGTTGGCGATTGCGGCCTACGCACCGTCAGTTCTGAGGCTCATGGCGGACATGGAGAAGCGACTTCCCATCATGACGTCGCCCGAGCCATATTTCACGACATTCATCTGGAATCTGGCTGTATGCCTGGCCCAACAACCGGCGATGGCTGTCGCACTTCTTCCTCTAAGCCGTGACTCTCGTAGCCACAGCGAGGGCGACGAAGCAACGCACGTCCTGAGCTTCCGTGACCTCGCGGAGTTTATCGGCAAGCTGCTGATGCGTTGCACCGATGCGCATGCCCAGGACAGTGCCACCCTGGTGAATGACATCGCCGACTTCGCTCTGTCTGGGCTCCTGACGTGGATCGTGCAGCACCCGGAACGTCCCGGGAAAGACGCTGCCGACCTCATGCTCGCCCACCTTCTGTAGACATCCACCAACCACCCCGCACCCTCAACGAGAGCACCCCGCTGCCCGTTAAGGCTGGCGGGGTGTTTCTCATTTCTGGGGTGTGTAGTTAGAACGAGCCCATCAAGAGGCAGCGGCCGACCTGTGCTAGGTCGACGCAACCCAAGACTCCAACTGCATCGGCGACCTTGCGGTGAGCCTGTGAGCGCTAGGCGGCCTTTGCCTTCGAGTACGCCTCTTTGATCTCCGCCGGAACGCGGCCACGGTCGTTCACGTCGTAGCCGTTCTCTTTGGCCCACGCACGGATCAGAGCGGTGTCACCACTTGCAGCTGCCGACTGAGTTGCACCTCCACGCCTGCCGCCGCGAGCCTGGCTCAGCTTCCTACTCTTGTCGACGTACGCAGCCAGCACCTTGCGCAGCTTGGCCGCGTTCTTCTCGTTCAAGTCGATCTCGTAGGTCTTGCCGTCAAGGCCGAACACGACCGTCTCGGAAGCCTCGGACCCGTCGAGGTCATCAAGCAGTTGAATAATGGTTTGCTGTGCCATCGTGGGTTCGTCCTTCTTCGGGTTCCAGGTGAACAACGTGTTGATGTTGCTGACTTCTTATCAGTGCAGCAACCACACGCGCAACGCGGCCAGAAAATCAGTGTGGAGAGACTTCATTTACTGGTCTCGGGGTTCTTCATTTCTGGGGGTACCACTTGAAACCAACCGACCACCAGGCCGTGGCCGGCCCGCGCTGGATCGCCTCGTTCAAGACGACCGCGGACCGACCTCGCGGCCGAGCTGCCATCGGTAGCGCTGCACACGGACGAACTCCGTTCCTTCTTCCAGAGCAACCCGTACGTCCCGGACGCTGACCACCGGCTCATCCGGGAAGTGCTCTTGGAGCAGCTCGTGTACCTCTGTGGCTAGCAGCGGGTCGTTCTGTCGCGCCAACGTGATCGCGACCTGCTGTCGGATCGTTGGCCGTGTCGGTGCAGGCAGGATGACCTTACGCAAACTCTCGATACCCTGTCGCTCCTGTGTCTCGTAGCGTGCCAACTCTTCGAGTATGTACTCGAAGACTTTGCCTGCAACGAAAGTGGCAGCCTTACGTCGATCCGGCTTCTTCAAGAGGAGCGCGCCCAGGCCAAGGACGACGACACCAAGCAGCCAGGGAGGGATGCCGATCTTGCGACCTGAGAACGAGATCAGCTCCACCACACCCCTGACGGGCAGGGCGGCAACGTTCACTGTGAGGAGCTGGCCCATGTGACCGTCAGAAACATCTACGGCGGAAGTTGCCGCCCGCTGCCAATCCTTTGGAGCGAACCCCGGTTCCTTGAGGTCACGGTCACCTGAGAACACGACGCACGGTGAGATGAGTTTGGCCAACCATCCTGTCGGTACGTCGTCCGGATCGGTAATCGCCAACACCTGAGCATCCGGGGCGTCCACGTCCGACATCGTGACGAACCGCAACGCCGGAAGGTACTCGGCTTCAAAGTGGGCGTAGAGATCTTCAAGCGGCACCGGACTGCTCTTCGTCATCCTCGGGAGTCGCCGGTAGACCTCTTCGTAGACGTGGTCAGCGGCGTACAAGACAGCAGTGCCGTTGTCGCTCATCCGCAGCAGCCGCGACCGGAAGCCCTTGCGGCAGTCGTTCTCGATACTGCTCATTAGGGCGTTGGTGTCGACGATGCCGACCAGATGCGGCGCACGCGAAGAGTAGGGATCAAGCGGCTTACGTCTGGTGATCGGCATGAGCTGGTCGTCCGTCATGAACCAACGGTAGGCGTCGAGTCTGACAACCTCCATCACTTTTCTACTGACGTGCCACGGTGTGCATGCCCTCCGAGGACGTTGCAATCAACCCGAGGGCTGCGCTCGTCTGGAATCGACAGACCCACCACGCGTGGCCGGCCTGCGCTAGGTCGGTTCGATCCAGACGGCTGAGATCCACTTCAAGAACGTACGTACGGAATGGCTTTGGCGTCGAGAAGAGCAACGACACGATCGATGTGCCTGCTATAGACAGCGAACACCAACAACTTCTGTGCACGAGAACCGGCAACATAGAGTACGCGTCGAGATTCAATATCCTGACCGCTCTCCCAGGCATCCAAGACCTCGTCCGTTGCCTTGCTTCTTGGCGTATCCGGGAGCACTAGCACGACGCCTGGGAACTCCATTCCTTTCACGCCATGCACCGTTGAGTATGGAATCAGGGGATTGTCTCCCAAGCTGGCGACGTTTCCCCAATCGACTTCCCTTGGCGCCTTAAACAGATTCCCGAGATCTCCGGCTGCCGGAGGAGTCGCATCACCCCAATCGGCAGTCTTGAGGAATTCTCGTACCTCAACCGCAAATTCCTTCGCGGTCTTCCCTTCAGCATCGAGTACGACGGCCATACGTACAGCAAAGTTGCGGAGCCATCGCGTTTCAATGCCGAGCTTCTCGCAAATAGCCTCAAGACCCTTGTGCTCAAAATCCTTACCACTGGTGAGCGCCGCCAGGACGGCGCGCTCTACCTGGCCAATGACTTTCAAGCGTGTCTGCGAATTGAACTCTGTCGACCTGAGCTTGAACCCTGCATCAGCGATAGAAAGGACCCTATTGTTCCCTGATCCCCCAACAGCAACTACACCAGCCGCCTGCATACCATGAGCTCCGGCATGAGCGAGGAGCATAAGGTCGCTCGCCGCTAGCTCATGCTCTTCGGCAATCTGCAACGCCGCTGGAACAATGTCATCAAGCGCTGAGAATTCGACAAGCTGCACCGGAATTTGCAGTGTCGACGTCTCCCCACTAGCCGTCTCGACTAGGGAACCTGACCGGAGTCCACTATTAAAGGCAGTGATCGCCGGAGAGCTACGGAAATTGTTGCCAAGCTCCAACTGCATCGGCAGGTTCTTCACGAAGTCCTGGACGGCGCTTGGTGTCGCATCACGGAATTCATAGATCGACTGGTCAATGTCACCGACCATCACGACCCTGATGCCGCAATCAAGAAGGTACTGCAAGACGAGTAGCTCCTCGCGACCACAGTCCTGCGCTTCATCGACGATCACTTCTGAAAAGCGTGACTGCAACAGCGGACCGATGATCCCCATAGCCTCACTGTCTTGCACCCAGAATTCGGCTAGCAACCGGGCTGCGTCACAACTAACAGTGCCCGCTTCAAGCAGCTTGCCAAAGATGTGCGAGGCCCTGCTCTCCGCTTTGTTTCGATTCGCCAAGAGTGCTGTCTTCGCTTCAGCATTACCGAAGCGCGGATCAACTCGATCCATAACAAGAGTGGCACCACCGTTGCGATCAAAGTCGAACCAACTGAATTCAAGTTCCCCGGACCGAGGAATCTCACTCATGCGGAAGTTCGTGCTTGAAATGTCCTTCCAGCTTTGCACGTACTTCGGGGGCACCTTGTACTCCCTCACGAAAAGCGGCGTGACGATAAATCGATGGATGAAGGTGTCGAACGTCCCGACAAAACTTGGTGCCTTCAGGGAATCCACCTGATCCCCGCACCGACGTCGCACCTCATCGACTGCTGCGTTAGTAAAGGAGATCAGGGCCACACCCTGGCGATTCTCTTCGGCGGTTCGCTTCAAGAACCGTGCCACCATAGCGCGAGTTTTTCCCGCTCCTGGGCAGGCGGCAGCGAAGAGGCTCTCTTCTGCGTCAACGAGAGCCTGCTGGGCTTCGGTCAAGCTGATGGCGTTCAACTCGCACCACCCGTTCCGTCCTCCAACACACCCCGGATGGCCTCGGCCAGATAGTCGGGTGCTTTAAAGGGCTCTTTGTCCTCAATGGAGAGCGCCACATCGTGGGCGAACTGACCTTTGCTGATGAACTTGTCGTACTTGCAAAGCTTCTGATAGAAGCCGAAGGCACGACCCTTCTCGTGGGTCGTGATGTCTTGCCAATGATGCTGCGACTGCGGATGTTGATTCAAATACGCCTGCTTTAGCGTTGGTTCATTTCCCTCTGGCGCGAGAAGGTCTGCTTCCAAGGTGTGAGGTGCCTCGGCTACCGTCAGATAGTCGGTGGCGTCAATGAGCCTAGCGTGTTCAGTGAGAAGTTCCTTCCGATTGCTTACCTTGGTGCGATTGGCCGTGCGATCTCCATCCTCCTCCTCGCCTAGCTCCGTAGAGGTGGCATCGGAGTCCTCCTGAGACTGCTCGTTCTGCTCTGTTTCATCCTTCTTCTTTTTCTTCTTCGGTAGCTCCGGATCTGGGTCTCGATCGGTGACAACCGTCAAATGATCCAGCAAACGGCAGCCATTCACCTCAGAGAGCAAAAGTGTGATGTACGGCGCGAAGTCGACGCTACCCACGTTGATGATTGTGACCCCATGAAATTTCCGCCGCAACTTCACTTGCTCAGGGTCGTTGTCGTCACCGAACATGCAGTAGCGCGCAATCGCAGGAAGGAGTACAGCCTCCGCAATTCCCTCAACAAGGATTACTCGACGGGCAAAGAGGAGTCCGGCTCGCGTTGCGTCCAGGTACTGGTTAATCTTCCGCCGCTCAGGATCGCTAAGGTTGATCTTAGACAGGGGAAGCACATGTGTCTTGCGGCGAGCTACCTCCTCGGTGCCCTCGCCATTTTTGATCGTTTCCTTTTCAATTTTGGTCCGGAGCGCTACAACGTTTTCGATACCAACGCTACTGGCGAGGTTCGGCGAGTGGGTCGTGGCGATGACCTGGATTCGACCGGCTGGCTTCTGAGTATCGTCATTAGGCGAAGCCTCGGACTGCTCGCGCAGGTAATCAAGTAGCACAGCCTGCAACTGCGGGTGAAGGTGAGCTTCCGGCTCCTCAACCAAAAATAGTGTCAGTTCGGCATCTTGAGCCTTACGCAGTTCCAGGATGACCGTAGCAATGAAGAGTAGGTTGGCGTATCCCAATCCAGACTCTGTGAGATCGGCGGGTTCGATGCCATGTTCTGCCATCTTTACCCTGAGACTTCGCGCCAACCGGTTCAGTTCATAGTCGGCAAATGTAACCTCGACGCTTTGCCCACGTACGGAGTTTGTCAGTTCACCGAGGTGCCCCTGAATTTCGCCCGTGGTGGTAGTCAGGACACCGTGCTTCTTCAGTTCCTTGAATGAATCGTTGGCGCTATTTAAAAAGTCTTCTCGCTCTTCTTCGGTGGTGAGGTGTCGGATGATTCTGAGGAGCCGATTTCCGTCTGACGAATCGAGTTCCCTCTTGGCATCTCGCAGTGGTGCAAGATAGACGTGCGCGATCTGCTCGCGCTTCTCGGGCTCGGCGTCCGTTCCACCCACAGGGCCAGCTGTGAAGGTCGATCGCACGTTGTGTCGACGCTTTGAGTCGATCGCATATTTTGCCGAGTAGATGGCTTGGTTGGTGGTGACGTCCAAAGCTGTAATATAATGCGCGCGCTGAGTTTTCGTCAGACCGTCATAAGACGCGTGGAGTTCAGCTTCCTGACCTTCCTGGCCGTGAGATAGGTCGGACTCATCAAAGTATCTCGTAGCTCTACGGTTTAGAGGTGCGGTTGCAAGTCGCAGCGCTTCGATCACATTGGACTTGCCAGAGTTATTCTCGCCAACGAGAAGCGTGATACCTGGTTGAAACTCGACTTCCGTGTCATAACAGGATCGGAAGTTCTTGAGGCGGAGACTCCGCAAGTACATCCCAGGCTCTTTTTTCTCGTTGCTCATAAATAGGTCCTCATATATTCCATGTCTACTATTCTAA from Streptomyces sp. NBC_01288 carries:
- a CDS encoding type IV secretory system conjugative DNA transfer family protein; this translates as MKRETYDLTFPADMKADQVATWLRAVSGTLTSGPRRLLGVSSIVMEVEATERGITYRLQVPEETAHFVVSQFRSMLPGSTAQPAAAEERRHSWTTAVELGQTNPRRSLGGMDAESLSASVLTNMQALGRGEALLLQWVVSPAIRERLPQAPAEGMTPGSMGRLLGGRVDRDLVADRRAKLAEPNFLGVLRVAVKANASARADQLLVQLRSSLASVGGADNHLKRRLVSSRKVVERVHQATVPTVFPAVLAASELVGLLAWPIGNPYVAGLPASRTRQLVATGAIPRTGRVLARSNFPGNERLLALSPEESTWHLQVVGPTGSGKTALLTNLIAQDMNAGRGVVLIESKGDLFKAVLDRVPEHRVHDVVLLDVGDTDYPVGFNILQGSPFVVAADIQRLFDHLYPQDARGVRVRQGFYHLILTLMMSAGISSPMTFADIGPLAVPRADQVEFSKNLVRGVAHIEDLAAWWAGIDDRMRASHFQPLMDRIWQLNNRPSIRNIIGQSASTIDLRDVIRGNKILLVNLGRATEGKDTAGLLGSLLLNAVWSVVQAGAANPAQPTMLYLDEFQDFINLPIAPADMFAQARSLGLAMTVAHQFLGQLTRELQDATQNNARSTVVFQTSADEARSFARQFGRSVTEEDFLNQRRFEVLMRLATSDGVSSPVTGVTLPPVDATGSADEVRRRSRATYGRSAAAVNEEIKQRRGGQPAPAASTRRPRFGGPRSSSDA
- a CDS encoding TetR/AcrR family transcriptional regulator — translated: MTEEAWSYRQRAAETKRKRTWEQVISGTLALYGELPEGDFTRDEIAKASGVGVATVHNHFRTKYGVLSRVYQRLLSPAVEWLKCELHPPRAADDKDPLRASARYVDALIGYIYLVVKTSDDHRALTSSMVRSYFEAQSEQTERFRLADYDQLSLAETINRGINAILTGMLMQNVFEKEKVGHFEFFFEDPDVMSSYHARAILLTVYHSLSGVNDDGMPARVTEQVGKLLLSGIGVSVSKDVILQRIPSAIQKANLWYDKKKRSGWLD
- a CDS encoding TetR/AcrR family transcriptional regulator; the protein is MSTDESGSRKRAAATKRERTNRVILAAARTLFDQYGYHGVKRDDVAKLARVGTATIFSHYPTKQALAIAAYAPSVLRLMADMEKRLPIMTSPEPYFTTFIWNLAVCLAQQPAMAVALLPLSRDSRSHSEGDEATHVLSFRDLAEFIGKLLMRCTDAHAQDSATLVNDIADFALSGLLTWIVQHPERPGKDAADLMLAHLL
- a CDS encoding histone-like nucleoid-structuring protein Lsr2, which gives rise to MAQQTIIQLLDDLDGSEASETVVFGLDGKTYEIDLNEKNAAKLRKVLAAYVDKSRKLSQARGGRRGGATQSAAASGDTALIRAWAKENGYDVNDRGRVPAEIKEAYSKAKAA
- a CDS encoding ATP-dependent helicase, giving the protein MNAISLTEAQQALVDAEESLFAAACPGAGKTRAMVARFLKRTAEENRQGVALISFTNAAVDEVRRRCGDQVDSLKAPSFVGTFDTFIHRFIVTPLFVREYKVPPKYVQSWKDISSTNFRMSEIPRSGELEFSWFDFDRNGGATLVMDRVDPRFGNAEAKTALLANRNKAESRASHIFGKLLEAGTVSCDAARLLAEFWVQDSEAMGIIGPLLQSRFSEVIVDEAQDCGREELLVLQYLLDCGIRVVMVGDIDQSIYEFRDATPSAVQDFVKNLPMQLELGNNFRSSPAITAFNSGLRSGSLVETASGETSTLQIPVQLVEFSALDDIVPAALQIAEEHELAASDLMLLAHAGAHGMQAAGVVAVGGSGNNRVLSIADAGFKLRSTEFNSQTRLKVIGQVERAVLAALTSGKDFEHKGLEAICEKLGIETRWLRNFAVRMAVVLDAEGKTAKEFAVEVREFLKTADWGDATPPAAGDLGNLFKAPREVDWGNVASLGDNPLIPYSTVHGVKGMEFPGVVLVLPDTPRSKATDEVLDAWESGQDIESRRVLYVAGSRAQKLLVFAVYSRHIDRVVALLDAKAIPYVRS
- a CDS encoding ATP-dependent nuclease — its product is MSNEKKEPGMYLRSLRLKNFRSCYDTEVEFQPGITLLVGENNSGKSNVIEALRLATAPLNRRATRYFDESDLSHGQEGQEAELHASYDGLTKTQRAHYITALDVTTNQAIYSAKYAIDSKRRHNVRSTFTAGPVGGTDAEPEKREQIAHVYLAPLRDAKRELDSSDGNRLLRIIRHLTTEEEREDFLNSANDSFKELKKHGVLTTTTGEIQGHLGELTNSVRGQSVEVTFADYELNRLARSLRVKMAEHGIEPADLTESGLGYANLLFIATVILELRKAQDAELTLFLVEEPEAHLHPQLQAVLLDYLREQSEASPNDDTQKPAGRIQVIATTHSPNLASSVGIENVVALRTKIEKETIKNGEGTEEVARRKTHVLPLSKINLSDPERRKINQYLDATRAGLLFARRVILVEGIAEAVLLPAIARYCMFGDDNDPEQVKLRRKFHGVTIINVGSVDFAPYITLLLSEVNGCRLLDHLTVVTDRDPDPELPKKKKKKDETEQNEQSQEDSDATSTELGEEEDGDRTANRTKVSNRKELLTEHARLIDATDYLTVAEAPHTLEADLLAPEGNEPTLKQAYLNQHPQSQHHWQDITTHEKGRAFGFYQKLCKYDKFISKGQFAHDVALSIEDKEPFKAPDYLAEAIRGVLEDGTGGAS